In the genome of Chryseobacterium oryzae, one region contains:
- a CDS encoding DUF4349 domain-containing protein, which produces MKTKYIKLSLASILLFGIYSCKKGESLSDSSNDNKKITAISDSISSAATMKVKEKQFIKTAAVNMEVKDVYDATIFIEKSAQDLSGFVTHSDLKSNVVSEETYDTSDEQAILIKKYQTENTMQVRVPTERLGELLTLINDKKLFLNSRVINAEDVTSNIKYGKLEGERIKKNEENISKLKNNKGKVQLDNNNTSEGNQQQLENMNIADNLKYSTIDIYLKEPKIRVAEITVTNTKNIEDKYKFNFFYSIKNAFVEGYYLVQKLIVGLITVWPLVIIAAITLYFYRKNKSNKITKNSNFEK; this is translated from the coding sequence ATGAAAACAAAGTACATTAAATTATCATTGGCAAGTATTTTATTATTTGGAATTTATTCATGTAAAAAAGGGGAATCACTATCTGATAGTAGTAATGATAATAAAAAAATCACTGCAATATCAGACAGTATTTCTTCGGCAGCAACCATGAAGGTAAAAGAAAAGCAGTTCATAAAGACAGCAGCGGTAAATATGGAAGTGAAAGATGTATATGATGCTACAATTTTCATTGAAAAATCGGCTCAGGATTTGAGTGGTTTTGTAACGCATAGTGATCTAAAAAGCAATGTAGTATCGGAGGAAACCTATGATACATCTGATGAACAGGCTATTTTAATTAAGAAGTATCAGACAGAAAATACGATGCAAGTTCGGGTTCCCACAGAAAGGCTGGGAGAATTGCTGACTCTTATTAACGATAAAAAACTATTCCTTAATTCCAGAGTAATCAATGCTGAAGATGTTACCTCAAATATTAAATATGGAAAGTTGGAGGGAGAAAGAATCAAAAAGAACGAAGAAAATATTTCTAAGCTCAAAAACAACAAAGGAAAAGTTCAACTTGATAATAATAACACGTCTGAAGGTAATCAGCAACAGTTGGAAAATATGAATATTGCTGACAATCTAAAATACAGCACTATTGATATTTATCTGAAAGAACCTAAAATAAGAGTTGCAGAAATTACCGTTACCAATACCAAAAATATTGAAGATAAATATAAATTCAATTTCTTTTACAGTATAAAAAATGCTTTTGTAGAAGGATATTATTTAGTTCAGAAATTGATAGTTGGCTTAATAACGGTTTGGCCATTGGTAATCATTGCTGCAATCACATTATACTTTTACCGGAAAAATAAATCAAACAAAATAACAAAAAACAGCAATTTTGAAAAATAA
- the xrtF gene encoding exosortase family protein XrtF has protein sequence MLKDFKPVLGILLRFIIIYMVLLFGYQFYLNNFQDSGLDPYSRMIVGHVGIVQDALGFPTNFYDDVPNQQIFFYINKEVVSRMVEGCNAISVIILFTAFIFAFYKGAKTFVFVGLSLILLYVMNVLRIVGLNIIISDYPDYSKTAHDYFFPAVIYGSVVILWLVWIKFFALKNENS, from the coding sequence ATGCTAAAGGACTTTAAACCTGTCTTGGGAATTTTGCTTCGTTTCATCATTATTTATATGGTGTTGCTCTTTGGGTATCAGTTTTACCTCAATAATTTTCAGGATTCTGGTTTAGACCCTTATTCTAGGATGATAGTTGGCCATGTTGGGATTGTTCAGGATGCTTTAGGTTTTCCTACAAATTTTTATGATGATGTTCCGAACCAGCAGATTTTTTTTTATATCAATAAAGAAGTTGTGAGCAGAATGGTAGAAGGCTGTAATGCCATCTCGGTTATCATTCTTTTCACTGCGTTTATATTTGCTTTCTATAAAGGAGCAAAAACTTTTGTATTTGTAGGTTTAAGCCTTATTCTTTTGTACGTGATGAATGTTTTGAGAATTGTTGGGCTAAATATTATTATTAGCGATTACCCGGATTACAGCAAGACTGCACACGACTATTTTTTTCCGGCGGTAATCTATGGAAGCGTCGTCATTTTGTGGTTGGTGTGGATTAAATTTTTTGCTCTAAAAAATGAAAATTCTTAG
- a CDS encoding aminoglycoside phosphotransferase family protein yields MISEDAKLFLENYCKGKSDRFLTLAQSGSARINFLAENKGCEYIITYNENIRENNSFLYFSEVFSQLKLNTPKIYTVSEDRTMYIQEFLGNKTLSEIISEEKLSERVQNLIKQTLEKLFELQSKTENKIDFRKTFEYESYDELPVINDLYYFKNFVADILELEYHKSSLLKEFKKIAALIEDLQPKGIMIRDFQARNIMVNNQDQVSFIDYQSAMKGPLMYDVISFLFQAKANFPDDFKNEMLDYYISQFKNTDLQNDLKASVKPIQLMRFLQVLGAYGFRGLIQKKPHFISSIEKGIQNITDFAQNWEMMDNFPELKNVIQQLDTPQTKNKIEDILKH; encoded by the coding sequence ATGATTTCAGAAGACGCAAAATTATTTTTAGAAAACTACTGCAAAGGGAAATCCGACAGATTTCTTACTTTAGCACAAAGTGGTTCTGCAAGAATTAATTTTTTAGCAGAAAACAAGGGTTGCGAATATATTATTACTTATAATGAAAACATCCGAGAGAACAACAGTTTTCTCTATTTTTCGGAAGTTTTTTCCCAATTAAAACTCAACACGCCCAAAATATATACGGTTTCGGAAGACAGAACAATGTACATTCAGGAATTTTTGGGAAACAAAACGCTTTCTGAGATTATCAGCGAAGAAAAATTATCAGAAAGAGTACAAAATTTGATAAAACAAACGCTTGAAAAGCTTTTCGAACTTCAATCTAAAACCGAAAATAAAATCGATTTCCGTAAAACTTTCGAATACGAATCTTATGATGAGTTGCCTGTAATAAACGATTTATATTATTTTAAAAATTTTGTTGCAGATATTCTGGAACTCGAATACCACAAATCTTCATTACTGAAAGAATTTAAAAAAATTGCTGCACTTATTGAAGATTTACAGCCTAAAGGCATTATGATCAGGGACTTTCAGGCGAGAAATATCATGGTAAATAATCAGGATCAGGTTTCTTTTATAGATTATCAATCGGCTATGAAAGGTCCGCTGATGTATGATGTAATTTCTTTTTTGTTTCAGGCAAAAGCTAATTTTCCGGATGATTTTAAAAATGAAATGTTGGATTATTATATAAGTCAATTTAAAAATACAGACTTACAAAATGATCTTAAAGCATCTGTTAAGCCCATCCAGTTAATGAGATTTCTTCAGGTTTTAGGAGCGTACGGATTTCGCGGACTGATTCAAAAAAAGCCACATTTTATTTCAAGCATTGAAAAAGGAATACAGAACATTACAGATTTTGCCCAAAACTGGGAAATGATGGATAATTTTCCTGAGTTGAAAAACGTTATCCAACAACTGGATACTCCACAAACAAAAAATAAAATAGAAGATATTTTAAAACATTAG
- a CDS encoding RapZ C-terminal domain-containing protein, giving the protein MLHIDIHSFSYKKGGIPKDETGNGGGFTFDCRGILNPGRVEEYKSQTGNDIGVQEYLETKTEMPQFLDLVKKIVSINIDNYLGRDFDNLQINFGCTGGQHRSVYSAIKIAKFIEEKYGNKVEISLHHDEQHQLNHQ; this is encoded by the coding sequence ATGCTACACATAGACATTCACAGTTTTTCATACAAAAAAGGTGGAATTCCGAAAGACGAAACAGGAAACGGTGGCGGATTCACTTTCGATTGCAGAGGAATTCTTAATCCGGGAAGAGTTGAAGAATACAAATCTCAAACAGGAAACGACATTGGCGTGCAGGAATATCTTGAAACAAAAACAGAGATGCCGCAATTTTTAGATTTGGTTAAAAAAATAGTTTCCATTAATATTGATAATTATCTCGGAAGAGACTTCGATAATCTTCAGATTAATTTCGGTTGTACCGGAGGACAGCACAGATCTGTGTATTCAGCAATAAAAATAGCGAAGTTTATTGAAGAAAAATACGGAAATAAGGTAGAAATCAGTCTGCATCACGATGAGCAACATCAGCTTAATCATCAATAA
- a CDS encoding exosortase F system-associated membrane protein — translation MKILSWLLVLIGIFGLVSVRMLEDKIFYDPFLNYFHEAVQNIPFPHFVWGKLILSHLFRFVLNLFFSCLIIHFLFKNKQWTIQAFIMITIVFVITFPIYLFCIHNEFKIGYLFSFYMRRFVIQPIIILLIIPLFYYRKQLLKTSK, via the coding sequence ATGAAAATTCTTAGTTGGCTTTTGGTTTTGATAGGGATTTTCGGTCTTGTAAGTGTGAGAATGCTTGAAGATAAGATTTTCTATGATCCTTTTTTGAATTATTTTCATGAAGCGGTTCAGAATATACCATTTCCCCATTTTGTGTGGGGTAAATTAATCTTAAGCCACTTATTTAGATTTGTACTGAATCTGTTTTTTTCCTGCTTAATCATTCATTTTCTGTTTAAAAATAAGCAATGGACAATTCAAGCTTTCATCATGATTACAATTGTTTTTGTCATCACATTTCCTATTTACCTTTTCTGCATACACAACGAATTTAAGATAGGTTATCTTTTCTCTTTTTATATGAGAAGATTTGTCATTCAGCCTATCATTATTTTGCTTATTATACCTTTGTTTTACTATAGAAAGCAGCTTTTAAAAACTTCAAAATAA
- a CDS encoding acyl-CoA dehydrogenase family protein encodes MSTTFSKIKNALQLFKSIDFDQLDEISQKVNLPKLMENFSKLDDKQLKGMMKMLDPNRKKKELPPIDGDFYDIYHTLTPEQREIQLKVRDFMEKEVKPLVNHYWLRDEFPFELIPKFQKLDICGVTYEGYGCKGMPFLMEGVIAMEMARIDASIATFFGVQSGLAMGSIYMCGSEEQKQKWLPQMQKFEKIGAFGLTEPEVGSGAAGGLTVTCKNTENGWVLNGQKKWIGNATFADLVIIWARDLDDGEVKGFIVEKDNPGFSVEKIKGKMALRIVQNGLITLKDCLITEENRLQNANSFKDTAKVLQMTRAGVAWMATGCARGAYESALDYTRKREQFGKPIASFQMIQGHLVEMLSNLTAMQTMVFRLSEMQDEGILKDEHASLAKVFCTLRTRDVVSRAREVMGGNGILLEYDVARFVADAEAIYSYEGTKEINSLIVGRSITGFSAFV; translated from the coding sequence ATGTCTACTACTTTTTCCAAAATAAAAAATGCTTTACAACTTTTTAAATCAATAGATTTTGATCAGCTTGATGAGATTTCACAAAAAGTAAATCTTCCGAAACTTATGGAAAATTTTTCTAAGCTGGATGATAAGCAACTGAAAGGAATGATGAAAATGCTTGATCCCAACCGGAAAAAGAAAGAACTTCCGCCCATTGACGGTGATTTTTACGATATATATCACACCTTAACTCCCGAGCAGAGAGAAATTCAGTTGAAAGTTCGGGATTTTATGGAAAAGGAAGTAAAACCTCTGGTCAATCATTATTGGCTACGGGATGAATTTCCTTTCGAGCTGATTCCCAAATTCCAAAAATTAGATATTTGTGGCGTCACTTATGAAGGATATGGCTGCAAAGGAATGCCTTTTTTGATGGAAGGCGTTATTGCTATGGAAATGGCAAGAATCGATGCTTCTATTGCAACATTTTTTGGCGTACAATCGGGTTTGGCAATGGGTTCTATTTACATGTGCGGTTCCGAAGAACAAAAGCAGAAATGGCTTCCTCAGATGCAGAAATTTGAAAAAATTGGCGCGTTCGGTTTAACAGAACCCGAAGTAGGTTCCGGAGCGGCTGGCGGACTCACGGTTACCTGCAAAAACACAGAGAATGGCTGGGTTTTGAACGGACAGAAAAAATGGATTGGTAATGCTACTTTTGCAGATTTGGTTATTATCTGGGCAAGAGATTTGGATGATGGTGAAGTGAAAGGTTTTATTGTTGAAAAAGATAATCCCGGATTTTCCGTGGAAAAGATAAAAGGCAAAATGGCACTCAGAATTGTGCAAAACGGGTTGATTACTTTAAAAGATTGCTTAATAACCGAAGAAAACCGTCTTCAGAATGCCAATTCATTCAAAGATACTGCAAAAGTACTGCAAATGACACGAGCAGGTGTTGCATGGATGGCAACAGGATGTGCGAGAGGAGCCTACGAAAGTGCTTTGGATTATACTCGGAAAAGAGAGCAGTTCGGTAAACCAATTGCCTCATTCCAGATGATTCAAGGGCATTTGGTGGAAATGCTTTCTAATCTTACTGCGATGCAGACTATGGTTTTCAGGCTTTCTGAAATGCAGGATGAAGGAATTTTAAAAGACGAACATGCTTCTTTGGCAAAAGTTTTCTGTACCCTGAGAACGAGAGACGTGGTTTCCAGAGCTCGGGAAGTAATGGGAGGAAATGGTATTTTGCTGGAATATGATGTTGCCAGATTTGTTGCCGATGCAGAAGCTATTTATTCTTATGAAGGAACCAAAGAAATTAATTCTCTTATTGTAGGAAGATCAATTACGGGCTTCAGTGCTTTTGTTTAA
- the pgi gene encoding glucose-6-phosphate isomerase, whose product MLSKINPTHTESWKALDEHFANNDFDLRSLFQYNPNRFNEFSIKKTNFLFDYSKNLIDSKTKNLLLNLAEECQLKDAISKMFSGDKINETEGRAVLHTALRDFSDNEILVDGENIKPQIKRVLDHMKSFSESIISGTHKGFSGKEITDVVNIGIGGSDLGPVMVVSALKHFKTRLNVHFVSNVDGNHIAEVVKDLNPETTLFIIASKTFTTQETMTNALSARGWFLKSGKQEDVAKHFVALSTNVQAVKDFGIAEENIFEFWDWVGGRYSLWSAIGLSIVLAVGYENFEQLLRGAYDTDQHFQTSDFSENIPVLMGLLGIWYRNFYAATTYAILPYSQYLDRFPAYFQQGDMESNGKCVDRNGEFVEYETGPIIWGEPGTNGQHAFYQLIHQGTELIPADFIAYAKSPNKVSDHQDKLLANFFAQTEALAFGKTEEEAEAELKTSGKSDEEIDFLLNYKVFHGNTPTNSFLINELTPFSLGQLIALYEHKIFVQGVIWNIYSFDQFGVELGKVLANKILPELESNETISSHDSSTNGLINYYKANK is encoded by the coding sequence ATGCTATCTAAAATAAATCCTACCCATACAGAAAGCTGGAAAGCTCTTGACGAACATTTCGCTAATAATGACTTTGATTTAAGAAGTCTTTTTCAGTACAACCCAAACCGATTTAACGAATTTTCTATCAAGAAAACCAATTTTCTGTTTGATTATTCAAAAAATTTAATTGATTCTAAAACAAAAAATCTTCTTTTGAATCTTGCGGAAGAATGCCAGTTGAAAGATGCGATTTCTAAAATGTTTTCGGGAGATAAAATCAACGAAACGGAAGGAAGAGCAGTGCTTCATACCGCATTAAGAGATTTTTCGGATAACGAAATTTTGGTAGATGGCGAAAATATTAAGCCTCAGATTAAAAGAGTTCTCGATCATATGAAATCGTTTTCTGAAAGCATTATTTCAGGAACGCACAAAGGTTTCAGCGGAAAAGAAATCACAGATGTGGTCAACATCGGGATCGGAGGTTCAGATTTAGGGCCTGTGATGGTGGTTTCTGCTTTAAAGCATTTTAAGACAAGACTGAACGTTCATTTCGTTTCAAATGTAGACGGAAATCATATTGCAGAAGTGGTGAAAGACTTAAACCCTGAAACTACATTATTTATCATAGCTTCTAAAACGTTTACTACCCAAGAAACCATGACCAATGCTCTTTCTGCGAGAGGTTGGTTTTTAAAGTCTGGAAAACAGGAGGATGTGGCTAAGCATTTTGTTGCTTTATCTACTAACGTTCAAGCTGTTAAAGACTTCGGGATTGCAGAAGAAAATATTTTCGAATTTTGGGATTGGGTAGGCGGAAGATATTCACTTTGGAGTGCGATTGGCTTAAGCATCGTTCTTGCCGTAGGTTACGAAAATTTTGAGCAGTTATTAAGAGGAGCTTATGATACCGATCAACACTTTCAGACCTCCGATTTTTCTGAAAACATTCCGGTTTTAATGGGATTATTGGGAATTTGGTATCGTAATTTTTATGCGGCCACCACGTATGCCATACTTCCGTATTCTCAGTATTTAGACAGATTTCCTGCCTATTTCCAGCAAGGAGATATGGAAAGTAACGGGAAATGTGTAGACAGAAACGGAGAATTTGTAGAATATGAAACCGGACCCATCATTTGGGGCGAGCCGGGAACGAACGGACAGCATGCTTTCTATCAGCTTATCCATCAGGGAACAGAATTAATTCCTGCAGATTTTATTGCGTATGCGAAAAGTCCAAATAAAGTTTCGGATCATCAGGATAAACTTTTAGCGAATTTCTTTGCTCAAACTGAGGCACTTGCCTTTGGAAAAACAGAGGAGGAAGCAGAAGCTGAGCTTAAGACATCAGGAAAATCTGATGAAGAAATAGATTTCTTATTAAATTATAAAGTCTTCCATGGAAATACGCCTACTAATTCATTTCTAATTAATGAATTAACTCCTTTTTCTTTAGGGCAATTAATTGCTTTGTATGAGCATAAAATTTTTGTACAGGGCGTGATTTGGAATATTTATAGTTTTGACCAGTTTGGGGTAGAATTAGGAAAAGTTTTAGCGAATAAAATCCTTCCGGAACTTGAAAGTAATGAGACAATTAGCTCACATGACAGCTCAACAAACGGTTTGATTAATTATTATAAAGCAAACAAATAA
- a CDS encoding MlaE family ABC transporter permease, with protein MLKKFFTAIGEYMLLLGKSMQKPQKMRVFWKLLLREINDLGVNSFGLVIFTSIFVGAVVAIQMFNNFDASSFPIPPSFVGYATKAVLVLEFSPTIISLILAGKVGSYIASSIGTMRVSEQIDALDIMGVNSPNFLIFPKIIACIIFNPLLIAISIVFGIGGGYIAGILTGNWTTADYINGIQMYMPNLFIYYAFTKTIAFAFIIATVPSYFGYYVNGGSLEVGRASTQAVVWTMVFIIISELILTQLILS; from the coding sequence ATGTTAAAAAAGTTTTTTACAGCAATAGGAGAATACATGCTCCTTCTTGGCAAATCGATGCAAAAACCACAGAAAATGAGGGTTTTCTGGAAACTTTTGTTACGGGAAATAAACGATTTGGGAGTTAATTCCTTTGGATTGGTTATTTTTACCTCCATCTTTGTGGGTGCGGTTGTTGCCATACAGATGTTTAACAATTTCGATGCCTCTTCATTCCCCATTCCGCCATCTTTTGTGGGATATGCTACTAAAGCGGTATTGGTTTTAGAATTCTCCCCTACTATTATCAGCTTAATTTTAGCAGGAAAAGTAGGTTCTTATATTGCATCCAGTATAGGTACGATGAGAGTTTCAGAACAAATTGATGCTCTAGACATTATGGGAGTTAATTCACCTAATTTTTTAATATTTCCAAAAATAATCGCCTGCATAATATTTAATCCTCTGCTTATTGCCATCAGTATTGTTTTTGGTATTGGAGGAGGTTATATTGCCGGAATTCTTACAGGAAACTGGACCACAGCAGACTATATTAACGGTATCCAAATGTACATGCCTAATCTTTTTATCTATTACGCATTTACAAAAACAATAGCCTTTGCATTTATTATTGCTACAGTACCTTCTTATTTTGGATATTATGTTAACGGAGGATCTCTAGAAGTTGGTAGAGCAAGTACGCAGGCTGTAGTATGGACAATGGTTTTTATCATTATCTCCGAATTAATTCTAACCCAGTTAATATTAAGCTGA
- a CDS encoding bifunctional 5,10-methylenetetrahydrofolate dehydrogenase/5,10-methenyltetrahydrofolate cyclohydrolase, with the protein MAEILDGLKVSKEIKQEIKAEVEKIVAGKRRAPHLVAILVGNNGASKAYVNSKVKDCEEVGFQSSLIKFPSTVSESELLEKIDELNKSKAVDGFIVQLPLPKQIDQEKIINAIDPRKDVDGFHPENFGRMALEMDTFLPATPFGILTLLERYNIETKGKDCVIIGRSKIVGRPMSILMGRKDFPGNSTVTLTHSYTKDIEEYTKKADIVITALGDPHFLKGEMIKDGAVIVDVGITRVDDDSPKGYHLAGDVDFDSCAAKASWITPVPGGVGPMTRAMLMKNTIIAYKTSVYND; encoded by the coding sequence ATGGCAGAAATTCTCGACGGATTAAAAGTATCCAAAGAAATAAAACAGGAAATAAAAGCTGAAGTTGAAAAAATTGTTGCCGGAAAAAGAAGAGCTCCGCATTTGGTGGCTATTCTTGTAGGGAACAACGGTGCGAGCAAAGCTTATGTCAATTCTAAAGTGAAAGACTGCGAAGAAGTAGGATTTCAGTCGAGTCTTATTAAATTTCCCAGTACAGTTTCCGAATCTGAATTACTGGAAAAAATTGATGAATTAAATAAGTCGAAAGCAGTGGACGGATTTATCGTTCAGCTTCCGCTGCCAAAACAGATCGACCAGGAAAAGATCATCAATGCAATCGATCCAAGAAAGGATGTTGATGGATTCCACCCCGAAAATTTCGGAAGAATGGCATTGGAAATGGACACTTTTTTACCCGCCACTCCTTTTGGAATCTTAACATTACTGGAAAGATATAATATTGAAACAAAAGGAAAAGACTGTGTCATCATCGGAAGAAGCAAAATCGTAGGAAGACCGATGAGTATATTAATGGGAAGAAAAGATTTCCCAGGAAATTCTACCGTTACTTTAACGCATTCATACACCAAAGATATAGAAGAATACACCAAAAAAGCAGACATTGTAATTACCGCTTTAGGAGATCCTCACTTTTTAAAAGGCGAAATGATTAAAGACGGAGCTGTAATTGTGGATGTTGGGATCACAAGAGTAGATGATGATTCTCCTAAAGGATATCATCTTGCAGGTGATGTAGATTTTGATAGCTGTGCAGCAAAAGCAAGCTGGATTACGCCGGTTCCCGGAGGTGTAGGACCAATGACCAGAGCTATGCTGATGAAAAATACCATCATCGCCTACAAAACTTCGGTCTACAACGATTAA
- a CDS encoding ABC transporter ATP-binding protein, whose protein sequence is MIEVKDLKKSFEHVEVLKGITTTFEKGKVNLIIGQSGSGKTVFLKSLLNVYQPSSGEILFDGRDINVMTRDEKQHLRSEIGTVFQGSALFDSLTVEENIMFPLDMFTNLTFREKKKRVFDVIGRVHLDKANKKFPSEISGGMQKRVAIARAIVNNPKYLFCDEPNSGLDPYTSNIIDDLLLEITKEYNTTTIINTHDMNSVMTIGEKIVYLRLGIKEWEGNKDILITAGNKNLIDFVYSSELFKELREYLLENNKTIENNITKFDDHEKMD, encoded by the coding sequence ATGATTGAGGTAAAAGATCTGAAAAAAAGTTTCGAACATGTAGAAGTTCTTAAAGGAATTACAACAACATTTGAAAAAGGAAAAGTAAATCTCATCATCGGGCAGAGTGGTTCGGGTAAAACCGTTTTTCTTAAAAGCCTTTTGAACGTTTATCAACCATCTTCAGGAGAAATTCTTTTTGATGGTAGAGATATCAATGTAATGACCAGAGATGAAAAACAGCATTTGCGATCTGAAATTGGCACCGTATTTCAAGGAAGTGCTCTTTTCGATTCGCTTACTGTGGAAGAAAATATTATGTTTCCGCTAGATATGTTTACCAACCTTACCTTCCGGGAGAAAAAGAAAAGAGTTTTTGATGTAATTGGAAGAGTTCATTTAGATAAAGCAAATAAAAAGTTTCCTTCTGAAATATCCGGAGGGATGCAGAAACGTGTAGCAATTGCAAGAGCTATTGTAAACAATCCTAAATATTTATTCTGTGATGAACCCAACTCAGGTTTAGATCCTTACACTTCTAATATTATTGATGATTTGTTATTGGAAATTACCAAAGAATACAACACAACCACTATCATCAATACCCACGATATGAATTCTGTGATGACCATCGGAGAAAAAATTGTATATCTGAGACTGGGCATTAAAGAATGGGAAGGTAATAAAGACATTTTGATAACTGCGGGTAATAAAAACCTGATAGATTTCGTTTATTCATCAGAATTATTTAAGGAATTAAGAGAATATTTGTTGGAAAACAATAAAACGATAGAGAATAATATTACAAAATTTGACGATCATGAAAAAATGGATTAG
- a CDS encoding outer membrane beta-barrel protein: MKKWISAAFIGLSIMASAQISLAGKANVLIPTSSASWKNLKTAATNAVEQKGKNITGFNVGLSLKIDLPSSLFLMPEIYYTNFSNEVTVQNDASSEQTTIKAKNNRVDIPVLIGTNILGNLLSAYVGPVGSFNLAKDDNFDNFVQKVNTKSFTLGYQLGLQSEISKVIISARYEGAFSKDQRKFINNIAGSNQEINYDNRSSLFLLGLGYKF, encoded by the coding sequence ATGAAAAAATGGATTAGTGCAGCTTTTATAGGCTTAAGTATTATGGCTTCGGCACAGATTTCACTAGCGGGAAAAGCAAATGTGCTAATTCCTACGAGTTCTGCTTCATGGAAAAATCTTAAAACAGCAGCAACTAATGCGGTAGAACAAAAGGGTAAAAACATCACCGGGTTTAATGTTGGGCTTTCCCTGAAAATCGATCTACCAAGCTCTTTATTTTTGATGCCGGAAATATACTATACCAATTTCAGCAACGAAGTTACTGTGCAAAATGATGCCAGTTCAGAGCAAACCACTATTAAAGCTAAAAACAACAGAGTAGACATTCCTGTTTTGATTGGCACCAATATATTAGGCAATCTATTGAGTGCTTATGTTGGTCCTGTAGGAAGTTTTAATCTTGCCAAAGACGATAATTTCGACAATTTCGTTCAGAAAGTGAATACTAAATCTTTTACTTTAGGTTATCAATTAGGATTGCAAAGCGAAATTTCTAAAGTTATTATTTCGGCTCGATATGAAGGTGCTTTTTCTAAAGATCAAAGAAAATTCATCAATAATATTGCAGGATCTAACCAGGAAATTAACTACGATAACAGATCCAGTTTATTTTTATTGGGATTAGGATATAAGTTTTAG
- a CDS encoding 7-carboxy-7-deazaguanine synthase QueE: protein MKIEENILLKEGKMLPVMEHFYTLQGEGAHTGKAAYFIRLGGCDVGCHWCDVKESWDPNLHPLMNAEEIAETAAKHCKTIVLTGGEPLMWNLDILTSKLKELGCTIHIETSGAYPMSGQIDWITLSPKKTGLPKEEIYAKAHELKVIVFNNNDFKFAEEQAAKVSASCTLYLQSEWSKRDEMYPKITDFILEHPEWRASVQTHKYLNIP from the coding sequence ATGAAAATAGAAGAAAATATTTTATTGAAAGAAGGTAAAATGCTCCCTGTAATGGAGCATTTTTACACTCTTCAGGGCGAAGGTGCCCATACCGGAAAAGCAGCTTATTTCATCAGGTTAGGAGGCTGTGATGTGGGTTGCCATTGGTGCGATGTGAAAGAAAGCTGGGATCCGAACTTGCATCCGCTGATGAATGCAGAGGAAATTGCAGAAACTGCTGCAAAACATTGCAAAACTATTGTTTTAACTGGTGGAGAACCTTTGATGTGGAATCTTGATATTCTTACATCCAAATTAAAAGAATTAGGATGTACCATTCATATTGAAACTTCTGGGGCTTATCCTATGAGTGGACAAATCGATTGGATTACGCTTTCACCAAAGAAAACAGGGCTTCCCAAAGAAGAAATTTATGCTAAAGCCCATGAGCTCAAAGTAATTGTTTTCAATAATAACGATTTTAAATTTGCAGAGGAACAGGCTGCAAAAGTTTCGGCGAGTTGTACACTGTATCTTCAAAGTGAGTGGAGCAAAAGAGATGAAATGTACCCGAAAATTACAGATTTCATATTGGAGCATCCGGAATGGAGAGCCTCTGTACAGACCCATAAGTATCTGAATATTCCTTAG